A genomic segment from Zygotorulaspora mrakii chromosome 1, complete sequence encodes:
- the CFT1 gene encoding cleavage/polyadenylation factor CFT1 (similar to Saccharomyces cerevisiae CFT1 (YDR301W); ancestral locus Anc_5.319) — MNIYDDVLDATVVSQSVTGHFTTREYEELLAVRTNILCIYRYTDEGKLFLTKEFRFHGKITDIGLVPLPNSNLDCLLLGTTTAKLSIVRYDDALGSIETLSLHFYEDKFKDISLFEMAKESQLRIDPGKNCIMLFNNDAIAILPFRTSNADEDEDEDDDDYDEIRKPKKAKTNKDRITEASSIFLAKELHKEIQNVIDIQFLAGFTNPAVAVLYEPKLGWAGNSKLVPHPVSYIILTLEMVLNELNTNVDGTVIGKVEELNWDFHTLIPISNGCIIAGTNELAYVDNTGVLQSMILLNSYSNTEFKKGRIIDKTKSEILFNKPIRFSWSLSDKDNNVNQILLLIDHQTNFYYVQLESEGRLLTKFDIFKLPIVNETLKWNTNCTCISPLRDLSDGQTMVLFMGFLSGDSQVVKLNNVKSAVETRDEHKPFLETVDDDDDDLYADENSISEDNKEVVVETVQPFDIEILSSLRNIGPITSLTTGKVCSVEKWVKGLANPNKDEFSVVGTSGNGSGSHLTEIQESVRPEVELALKFISITQIWTLKIKGVDKYLVTTDSNTKKSDIYRIADNFAIHKEGRFRKDDTTVYISMFGEKRIVQVTSSNLYLYDSNFRRLTTMKFDYEVVHVSVMDAYILITVSRGDIKIYELDSKHKKKLSKVELPEVLKEMVITSGVILKSNMCNEFLTYLQDCEEEQLLFTFVTADNQIIFFGKEHNDRIFQFNGVDQLNEMLYISTYQLPEEVIPDPSIKQVMINKLGHNNREEYLTILTFGGEIYQYKKSASRHSRFHKNANANDIKITGAPDNAYAKGVSSIERIMHYVPEYNDFSVIFVTGSVPYVIIKEDDSNPKIFKFANIPLVSMTRWGKKSVMCVDDIKNARVYTLDCHDIYYGNRLPIKRIRISDVLEDYETLTNVTYHEKTELFIVSYAKRIDYDALGEDGERLLGYQENAPHASGFQAGILLVNPKTWNVIDKKEFGANTIINDARTMLIQLDSKTRRKREYLVLGVAIVGTEDLPPSGSFAVYDITEVVPEPGKPDTNFKLSEIFHEEVRGSVSTVCEISGRFLINQSQKVLVRDVQEDNSVVPVAFLDIPVFVSDAKSFGNLLIIGDAMHGFQFVGFDAEPYRMIPLGRSITKLETVSIEFLVNGGEIYFAVTDTDCILHVFKYSPDEPNSLSGQRLIHCTSFNLHSSNTALCLIPKSEAFPATAKNPSTFQVVGAQTDGSIFKILPLKEDAYRRLYVVQQQFNEKDIQFGGLNPRMERLSNVHYIHTHVLRPMLDNNIIKKFSMVCIDRRKQIAQRAGRRAYLEIWRDLIDIEFSLRSLCE, encoded by the coding sequence ATGAACATTTATGATGATGTTCTTGATGCTACGGTTGTCTCACAATCTGTAACAGGTCATTTTACCACGAGAGAATATGAAGAACTGTTGGCAGTGAGAACCAATATATTATGCATTTATAGGTACACTGATGAGGGAAAACTGTTTCTCACAAAGGAATTCCGGTTTCATGGCAAGATCACCGACATAGGACTCGTTCCGCTGCCGAACTCCAATTTGGACTGCCTACTATTGGGCACTACAACAGCAAAGCTATCGATTGTACGATATGATGATGCATTGGGCAGCATCGAAACTTTGAGTTTACATTTCTATGAGGATAAGTTCAAGGATATTTCTTTGTTTGAAATGGCCAAGGAGTCTCAGCTAAGAATTGATCCAGGTAAAAATTGTATTATGCTTTTCAACAATGACGCCATTGCTATACTTCCCTTTAGGACAAGTAATGCggatgaggatgaggatgaggatgatgatgattacGACGAAATTCGCAAACCAAAGAAAGCAAAAACCAATAAAGACCGAATTACAGAAGCCAGCTCAATATTTTTGGCCAAAGAACTGCATAAAGAGATTCAGAACGTCAtagatattcaatttttggcAGGGTTCACCAATCCAGCCGTGGCGGTATTGTATGAACCAAAGTTGGGTTGGGCAGGTAATAGTAAGCTGGTTCCACACCCTGTGAGTTACATTATTCTAACATTGGAGATGGTGCTCAACGAGCTAAACACGAATGTTGATGGCACAGTAATCGGCAAAGTTGAGGAATTAAATTGGGATTTTCATACTCTGATTCCAATTTCTAATGGCTGCATCATAGCTGGAACTAACGAACTCGCGTACGTTGACAATACAGGTGTCCTACAATCAATGATACTATTGAATTCATATTCAAATACCGAATTTAAAAAGGGAAGAATAATTGATAAAACTAAATCGGAAATTCTATTTAACAAACCCATCAGATTCAGCTGGTCGCTTTCAGATAAAGACAACAATGTAAATCAAATACTTCTTTTGATTGATCATCAAACTAATTTTTATTATGTTCAGTTGGAATCAGAAGGCAGGTTGTTAACAAAGTTCGACATATTCAAACTACCAATTGTTAACGAAACTCTAAAGTGGAATACAAATTGTACATGCATTTCACCTCTACGGGATTTATCAGATGGCCAAACAATGGTATTATTTATGGGATTTCTGTCCGGTGACTCGCAAGTTGTGAAACTGAATAACGTGAAATCTGCTGTAGAAACGAGGGATGAACACAAACCATTTCTGGAGACAgtcgatgatgatgatgatgatttatATGCAGATGAAAACTCCATTAGTGAGGATAACAAAGAGGTGGTCGTAGAAACAGTTCAACCTTTCGACATTGAAATATTGTCTTCGCTCCGAAATATTGGACCAATAACCTCATTGACTACAGGGAAAGTTTGTTcggttgaaaaatgggtGAAAGGTCTCGCCAATCCTaataaagatgaatttTCTGTGGTGGGAACTTCTGGAAACGGAAGTGGATCTCATTTAACGGAAATTCAGGAAAGTGTTCGACCCGAAGTTGAGTTGGCATTAAAATTTATTAGCATTACGCAAATTTGGACTTTAAAGATTAAGGGAGTTGACAAATACTTGGTTACCACGGATTCAAACACCAAAAAAAGTGATATCTATAGGATTGCCGATAATTTTGCAATACATAAGGAAGGGAGATTCAGGAAGGATGACACTACCGTGTACATATCTATGTTCggtgaaaaaagaattgttcAAGTAACATCAAGCAATCTATACCTTTATGATTCGAACTTTAGAAGACTTACGACTATGAAGTTCGACTACGAAGTTGTTCATGTATCTGTAATGGATGCATATATACTAATAACAGTGTCTAGAGGTGACATTAAGATTTATGAGCTAGACTCAAAACATAAAAAGAAACTCAGCAAAGTTGAATTACCTGAAGTGCTGAAAGAAATGGTTATAACATCTGGTGTAATACTAAAAAGTAATATGTGCAACGAATTTTTGACGTATTTACAAGATTGTGAGGAGGAACAGTTGCTATTTACGTTTGTAACAGCAGACAACcaaataattttttttggtaaGGAGCATAACGACCGCATATTTCAGTTCAATGGAGTCGATCAATTAAACGAAATGCTTTATATAAGCACTTATCAGTTGCCTGAAGAAGTTATACCTGATCCATCAATCAAACAAGTGATGATTAACAAATTAGGACATAACAATAGAGAGGAGTACTTGACAATTCTAACTTTTGGAGGTGAAATATATCAGTACAAAAAATCTGCATCCAGACATAGTAGATTTCATAAAAATGCAAACGCGAATGACATTAAGATAACAGGGGCTCCAGATAATGCATATGCTAAAGGTGTGAGCTCCATCGAAAGAATAATGCACTATGTTCCAGAATATAATGACTTTTCCGTCATATTTGTCACGGGAAGTGTTCCATATGttattatcaaagaagatgattCAAATCCTAAGATTTTTAAGTTTGCTAATATACCATTAGTTTCCATGACGAGATGGGGCAAAAAGTCAGTAATGTGTGttgatgatatcaaaaatgcCCGCGTGTACACTTTAGATTGTCACGATATTTACTATGGAAACAGACTACCTATAAAAAGAATCCGTATAAGTGATGTATTAGAAGATTATGAAACACTCACGAATGTGACCTACCACGAAAAAACGGAATTATTTATTGTTTCATACGCCAAACGTATTGATTATGATGCACTAGGCGAAGATGGCGAGAGGTTACTTGGCTATCAGGAGAATGCACCACATGCCAGTGGGTTTCAAGCCGGTATACTTTTAGTAAACCCCAAAACATGGAAtgttattgataaaaaggAATTTGGTGCAAATACAATAATAAATGATGCAAGAACAATGTTGATACAGTTAGACTCGAAAACCAGACGGAAACGAGAATATCTTGTTTTAGGTGTTGCCATTGTTGGAACAGAAGATCTGCCACCATCTGGTTCTTTTGCTGTTTATGATATCACCGAGGTTGTTCCTGAACCCGGGAAGCCTGATACCAACTTCAAATTaagtgaaatttttcatgaaGAAGTACGAGGATCCGTGAGTACTGTTTGTGAGATAAGTGGAAGATTCTTGATTAATCAAAGTCAAAAAGTACTTGTACGTGATGTTCAGGAGGACAACTCTGTTGTTCCTGTAGCCTTTTTGGACATACCTGTTTTTGTATCAGATGCAAAAAGTTTCGGGAATCTCTTAATAATTGGTGATGCAATGCAtggttttcaatttgtcgGGTTTGATGCTGAACCATATAGAATGATTCCCCTAGGTCGCAGCATTACGAAATTGGAAACGGTTTCGATAGAGTTTTTGGTGAACGGAGGTGAAATATATTTCGCCGTCACAGATACTGACTGTATTCTACACGTGTTTAAATATTCGCCAGATGAACCCAATTCACTCTCCGGACAAAGGTTAATTCATTGTACTAGCTTCAATTTGCACTCTTCTAACACGGCTTTGTGCCTTATACCTAAAAGTGAGGCTTTTCCAGCTACAGCAAAAAATCCATCAACCTTTCAAGTAGTGGGTGCCCAGACTGATGGAtctattttcaagattCTTCCATTGAAAGAGGACGCATATAGAAGGCTATATGTTGTCCAGCAACAGtttaatgaaaaagatatacAATTTGGTGGTCTCAATCCTAGGATGGAACGATTATCGAATGTGCACTATATTCATACCCATGTATTGAGACCAATGTTGGATAATAatataatcaaaaaattcagtaTGGTTTGCATAGatcgaagaaaacaaattgcaCAAAGAGCGGGTAGAAGAGCTTATTTAGAAATTTGGAGGGATCTTATCGATATAGAATTCTCATTGAGGTCACTTTGTGAATAA
- the BFR2 gene encoding rRNA-processing protein BFR2 (similar to Saccharomyces cerevisiae BFR2 (YDR299W); ancestral locus Anc_5.316) encodes MGNLLADQIIEISNRPVNADYDIEDNDVGVFEHRDDRSSGDESDGSADDAGSKNQKDHYVSVGNSKLRDDGMELDGGKYHGAKGSRHELFDDGLEEGIPTEEESAQESDAVSWRTDSEDEADSDRESSSGEEVEAEQDEEVEEESEVKRDRLAEMVEQETRKAVKKLSETTQRDAAKGLCIIEQSQLFDSILDVRMKLQKGIAAANNLPLSENSWSYYESQSPETEKLLKKTSKLLEKLLGQMVDFRKEFQINDNISPSSEEKHGKSQKKRSISQLTKDTAGLDDELMEYRSAVLNKWSTKVNAASGKSALNSSKFKAINQPSDVQVENQLSDMDRLIKRTCLSRRNTRPLRFQEDLKCGRLSLLEPPEDKEDSKNDPGEDIDIPKNYDPRRKDDTSIDTSENPYIFDDEDFYRVLLNDLVDKKILNAKNSQGSSATIAITSRSNNKLKKNIDTKASKGRKLNYSIQEAIANFEAPRDLGYKWSDEQIDEFFAGLLGQKVSFDEVEDHSGNENEDAQESSAFKNDDIQIFG; translated from the coding sequence ATGGGTAATCTCTTAGCAGATCAGATTATAGAGATTTCAAATAGGCCTGTAAATGCTGATTACGACATTGAGGACAATGACGTAGGAGTCTTTGAACATAGAGACGACAGGTCTAGCGGTGATGAGAGTGATGGATCAGCAGACGATGCAGGCAGtaagaatcaaaaagacCATTACGTCTCAGTAGGAAATTCCAAACTTAGGGATGACGGTATGGAGCTGGATGGAGGTAAGTATCATGGAGCAAAGGGATCAAGACATGAGTTGTTTGATGACGGACTTGAAGAGGGTATCCCAACCGAGGAGGAATCGGCACAAGAGAGTGATGCTGTCTCGTGGCGCACAGACTCCGAGGATGAGGCGGATAGCGATCGCGAAAGTAGCAGTGGGGAAGAAGTGGAAGCGGAgcaagatgaagaagtcGAAGAGGAATCTGAAGTGAAAAGAGACCGTTTAGCTGAAATGGTTGAGCAGGAAACGAGGAAAGCGGTCAAAAAGCTATCAGAGACAACCCAACGAGATGCAGCCAAGGGTCTTTGCATCATTGAACAGTCTCAGTTATTCGATAGCATTTTAGACGTTAGAATGAAACTGCAAAAAGGTATAGCAGCAGCTAACAATTTACCTCTAAGCGAGAATTCATGGTCTTACTACGAGTCTCAATCTCCTGAAActgaaaaacttttgaagaagaccAGCAAACTTCTGGAAAAATTGCTCGGCCAAATGGTGGATTTTAGGAAAGAATTTCAGATCAATGACAATATCTCTCCAAGTAGTGAAGAAAAGCACGGGAAATCGCAGAAGAAAAGGTCAATCAGTCAATTGACCAAAGACACAGCAGGtcttgatgatgaattgaTGGAATACAGATCTGCGGTTCTTAATAAATGGTCAACAAAAGTTAATGCTGCATCCGGTAAATCTGCATTGAACTCGTCTAAATTCAAAGCAATCAATCAGCCTTCAGATGTGCAGGTCGAGAATCAATTATCAGATATGGATAGACTGATAAAGCGGACATGTTTGAGCAGGAGAAACACCAGACCATtgagatttcaagaagatTTAAAATGCGGTAGATTAAGTTTATTGGAACCCCCAGAGGACAAAGAGgactcaaaaaatgatccAGGTGAGGACATTGATATTCCTAAAAACTATGAtccaagaagaaaggaTGATACCAGTATAGATACAAGCGAAAATCCATATATCTTTGACGATGAAGACTTCTACCGTGTATTACTGAATGATCttgttgataaaaaaatattaaatgCAAAGAATTCTCAAGGTAGTAGTGCTACAATTGCGATAACCTCTCGCTCAAATAATAAgctaaagaaaaatatcgaTACTAAGGCTTccaaaggaagaaaactAAATTACTCTATTCAAGAAGCCATCGCAAACTTTGAAGCTCCAAGAGACCTCGGTTATAAATGGTCGGATGAGCAGATTGATGAGTTTTTTGCTGGTTTGCTGGGCCAAAAGGTTAGTTTTGACGAAGTTGAAGATCATTCCGGTAacgaaaatgaagatgctCAAGAATCTTCCGCATTCAAGAACGATGacattcaaatatttggtTGA
- the PIH1 gene encoding Pih1p (similar to Saccharomyces cerevisiae PIH1 (YHR034C); ancestral locus Anc_5.317): protein MDFLLRPTDNTGADSIITILPSPGFVIKSKLVSTQNRQSNLTHLEPNVKIFINVCHEASVPKPDIDFDPNVVYPLIMENQWEIPIVTSAIRDDKDKKGSPCYVWDCCINTICMNWISVNIQLRDILVEWCLESCEISDTVEISRDALSFPKMKKKGEIIPPLEILSDVLKKDYRMDLISFAEDEKNDPASILKLKRDLFTEETNNSLDDSDGKSLPSLFPNTSNYTSEKPLIQEIDDLTLNEIKNKKSIISQETPEIHFEVNIRKTNNRKDYKLRIEVLSEIESASSLLVRYQQEDNSLFIKNTNLDFYKEKKLEIPLPSIFSKADAASMRCFFIIGEKKLIIFI from the coding sequence ATGGATTTCCTGCTCCGACCAACCGACAATACCGGTGCGGATTCTATAATCACGATTCTGCCATCACCAGGATTTGTAATTAAATCGAAATTAGTTTCAACTCAAAATAGACAGAGCAATTTGACTCATTTAGAACCAAATGTCAAGATATTCATAAACGTATGCCATGAGGCTAGCGTGCCAAAACCGgacattgattttgatcCTAATGTTGTGTACCCTTTGATAATGGAGAACCAATGGGAAATACCAATAGTAACATCAGCGATAAGAGATGACAAGGATAAAAAAGGCTCACCATGCTATGTATGGGATTGTTGTATCAACACAATATGTATGAACTGGATAAGTGTGAATATTCAATTACGAGACATATTAGTAGAGTGGTGTTTAGAGTCTTGCGAGATCTCAGATACCGTGGAAATATCTCGAGATGCTCTAAGCTTtccaaagatgaagaagaagggcGAAATAATTCCACCCTTGGAGATTTTATCAGATGTGCTGAAGAAAGATTACCGAATGGATCTTATCAGCTTTGCAGAAGACGAAAAAAACGATCCGGCAAGTAtactgaaattgaagagagATCTATTTACTGAGGAGACGAACAATTCACTTGATGACTCAGATGGCAAAAGCTTACCATCACTTTTTCCTAATACTAGCAATTACACATCAGAAAAGCCCCTGATTCAGGAAATTGATGACTTGACACTCAATGAAATTAAGAATAAGAAGTCAATAATCTCACAGGAGACACCTGAAATCCATTTCGAAGTAAACATAAGGAAGACGAATAACAGAAAAGACTACAAACTGCGGATAGAAGTTCTCTCCGAGATTGAATCAGCGTCTAGCTTACTTGTGCGATATCAACAAGAGGATAATTCTCTCTTTATAAAGAACACAAACTTGGACTTTtacaaagagaaaaagttAGAGATACCTTTGCCCAGCATTTTTTCTAAAGCAGATGCTGCATCAATGAGATGTTTCTTTATTATCGGTGAGAAGAAACTTATAATCTTCATATGA
- the ATP5 gene encoding F1F0 ATP synthase subunit 5 (similar to Saccharomyces cerevisiae ATP5 (YDR298C); ancestral locus Anc_5.315), with the protein MIFGRVFSRSLAASAKAGIKPPVQLFGLDGTYATALFTAASKSSSVESAAKSLATLTQTVEKDPKLKEILLNPALSAQDRNLVVKTLSQQARIDSTVANLLSVLAENNRLDLFTKVGTQFATLTDAYNGLVKATVITAQPLDVKSLKRIEKAVGQSSLVGQSKTLKLENSVRPEIQGGLIVEIADKTVDLSISSKIQKLNKVLEESI; encoded by the coding sequence ATGATTTTTGGAAGAGTTTTCTCACGTTCTTTGGCTGCTAGTGCCAAGGCTGGCATCAAGCCACCTGTTCAGTTGTTTGGTTTAGATGGAACCTATGCAACAGCACTTTTCACTGCagcttcaaaatcttcCTCGGTAGAATCAGCTGCTAAGTCTTTAGCTACTTTAACTCaaactgttgaaaaggatccaaagttgaaagaaattttgttAAATCCAGCATTATCTGCACAGGACAGAAATTTGGTTGTCAAGACTCTCTCACAGCAAGCACGCATAGACAGCACTGTTGCCAATCTATTAAGTGTTTTGGCAGAAAATAACAGGCTGGATCTCTTCACAAAGGTTGGTACACAGTTTGCGACTTTGACTGATGCTTACAATGGATTAGTTAAGGCAACCGTCATCACGGCTCAACCGTTGGATGTCAAGTCTTTAaagagaattgaaaaggCTGTAGGCCAATCCAGCTTGGTTGGTCAAAGCAAAACTTTGAAGTTGGAGAACTCCGTTAGACCAGAAATCCAAGGTGGTCtaattgttgaaattgcaGACAAGACAGTAGATCTAAGCATTTCTTCgaagattcaaaaattgaataagGTATTGGAAGAATCTATTTAG
- the MHR1 gene encoding mitochondrial 54S ribosomal protein mL67 (similar to Saccharomyces cerevisiae MHR1 (YDR296W); ancestral locus Anc_5.313): MSYRGNWAISKFRPASWLEKCGYAPQIFVFRNLESGQVIYSQFPNFSQRQIERLFQRPNWENKMPSARRDIWRCMCVVDMPNYESSVQLYQNLRRLRYLRDVSNAKEANLLRKKNEDGNVWYSMQYRPTYTQEAVADLRECLLKSGQGANGIKVHWEDPWRMGDKAKWWTPFLPNVKHVTMNRLGNTAREESALLRELGDKAKEEFAKHKEQKTLAASISL, translated from the coding sequence ATGTCTTATAGGGGTAATTGGgctatttcaaaatttcgCCCAGCATCGTGGCTGGAAAAATGTGGATATGCCCCACAGATATTTGTATTTAGAAATTTAGAAAGTGGTCAAGTTATATATTCCCAGTTCCCAAATTTCAGCCAAAGACAAATTGAAAGACTGTTTCAGCGGCCTAATTGGGAGAACAAGATGCCCTCTGCAAGAAGAGACATCTGGAGATGCATGTGTGTGGTCGATATGCCAAATTATGAGTCCAGCGTTCAATTATACCAAAATCTACGCAGATTGAGATACCTTCGCGATGTAAGCAATGCCAAGGAGGCTAACCTattgagaaagaaaaacgaAGACGGTAACGTATGGTATAGCATGCAATATCGTCCCACATACACACAGGAAGCCGTGGCAGATCTGAGAGAATGTTTATTGAAATCCGGACAGGGAGCTAATGGAATAAAAGTGCATTGGGAGGATCCATGGAGGATGGGAGATAAAGCAAAGTGGTGGACGCCCTTTTTACCAAATGTAAAGCATGTCACAATGAATCGTTTGGGCAATACCGCACGAGAGGAAAGTGCACTGCTGAGAGAGTTAGGAGACAAAGCTAAGGAAGAATTTGCAAAACATAAAGAGCAAAAGACTCTTGCTGCGTCGATCTCTTTGTAA
- the PRO1 gene encoding glutamate 5-kinase (similar to Saccharomyces cerevisiae PRO1 (YDR300C) and YHR033W; ancestral locus Anc_5.318), with protein MMSNSYTIVIKLGSSSLVDETTKEPKLSIMSLIVETVVRLKRLGHRVIIVSSGGIAVGLKILNLEKRPKRLSEVQAIAAVGQGRLIGRWDRLFAEFDQRIAQILITRNDIADWSQYKNAQNTIDELLKMGVVPIVNENDTLSVSEIKFGDNDTLSAITAALIGADYLFLLTDVDCLYTDNPRTNPDAKKILIVPELARGLPGVNTSSGSGSDVGTGGMQTKIIAADLATNAGVHTIVMKSDAPANILKVVNYIQSLDLDKESPPDYTEDLQELQGHELKRLEELNVPLHTKFIANDHQKHLKNKEFWLLHGLVSGGAIIIDKGAYAAITRKNKAGLLPAGVIDVEGHFHEMECVDIKLGKRSQDGTLDPTVPLKTVGRARPNYTSTDLSKIKGFQSEKIEDILGYSDSEYVAHRQNLAFPPH; from the coding sequence ATGATGAGTAATTCTTATACTATCGTTATCAAGCTGGGATCTTCCTCCTTGGTGGATGAGACAACGAAGGAACCAAAACTGTCAATCATGTCACTCATAGTGGAAACGGTGGTCCGATTGAAAAGGTTAGGGCACAGAGTTATAATAGTATCCAGTGGTGGTATTGCAGTAGGCTTGAAGATTCTAAACCTTGAAAAGAGACCAAAGCGCCTTTCTGAAGTTCAAGCAATCGCAGCTGTTGGCCAAGGAAGATTAATTGGCAGATGGGATCGTCTCTTTGCTGAGTTTGATCAGAGAATCGCTCAAATTCTGATTACCAGGAATGATATAGCAGATTGGTCACAGTACAAAAATGCACAAAACACAATTGATGAGCTTTTAAAGATGGGTGTGGTTCCGATTGTGAATGAGAACGATACGTTATCCGTGagtgaaatcaaatttggTGATAACGACACGCTATCTGCAATCACAGCAGCTTTAATTGGGGCAGATTATCTGTTTTTGTTGACGGACGTTGACTGTTTGTATACAGATAACCCTAGAACGAATCCTGATGCtaagaaaattttgattgtcCCTGAGTTAGCAAGAGGCTTGCCTGGAGTGAATACTTCAAGTGGGTCAGGATCAGATGTGGGAACAGGCGGTATGCAAACAAAAATCATAGCAGCTGATCTGGCTACGAATGCAGGTGTTCATACAATTGTAATGAAAAGCGATGCGCCAGCTAACATATTGAAAGTTGTGAATTATATTCAGAGTTTGGATTTGGATAAAGAATCTCCACCAGACTATACTGAAGATTTGCAGGAGTTGCAGGGACATGAACTAAAGAGACTGGAAGAGCTGAATGTTCCTTTGCATACCAAATTCATTGCTAACGATCATCAGAAgcatttgaagaacaaaGAGTTCTGGTTGTTACATGGTTTGGTAAGCGGCGGAGCCATTATTATTGATAAAGGTGCTTATGCTGCTATTACGCGTAAGAATAAGGCGGGTCTCTTACCTGCTGGTGTAATAGACGTTGAAGGGCACTTCCATGAGATGGAATGTGTTGATATAAAGCTGGGAAAGAGATCGCAGGACGGCACATTGGATCCAACTGTACCTTTAAAAACAGTTGGAAGAGCAAGACCTAACTATACTAGCACagatttgtcaaaaatcaaaggtTTCCAGAGTGAAAAGATCGAAGACATATTGGGATATTCAGATAGTGAATACGTTGCGCACAGACAAAATCTAGCCTTCCCACCTCATTGA
- the SUR2 gene encoding sphingosine hydroxylase (similar to Saccharomyces cerevisiae SUR2 (YDR297W); ancestral locus Anc_5.314) has translation MNVSSGFDEAYKVKGMFGYMHSDVAPEVILRPKADILSFIPDNVLTLALPVVAYWALSLIFHSIDVLHLAEKYRIHPSAEVAARNRVGRIEVLCEVLFQHIVQSVVGFVTQIWDTPPMTGYEERALWKWRQYLPSSIPDAAIYVGYMYGFSAVKLLVGFTFIDTWQYWLHRLMHTNSTLYRMFHSRHHRLYVPYAYGALYNAPVEGFLLDTLGTGIAMIITSLSYREQMVLYTFATLKTVDDHCGYALPWDPFQFFFPNNAVYHDIHHQNFGIKTNYAQPFFTFWDTLFGTYFKGFEDYQKAQRRVTIDQYKKFLDERKKKSQPGKTE, from the coding sequence ATGAACGTAAGCAGTGGTTTTGATGAAGCTTACAAAGTCAAGGGAATGTTCGGGTACATGCATTCTGACGTTGCCCCAGAAGTTATCTTGAGACCCAAGGCTGACATACTGTCGTTTATTCCTGACAACGTTCTAACATTGGCACTACCTGTGGTTGCGTACTGGGCATTGTCTCTGATTTTCCATTCTATCGATGTATTGCATTTAGCAGAAAAGTATAGAATACACCCAAGTGCAGAAGTAGCTGCTAGAAATAGAGTTGGGCGCATAGAGGTTTTATGCGAGGTTTTATTCCAGCATATTGTTCAAAGTGTTGTTGGGTTTGTGACCCAAATTTGGGACACTCCACCAATGACTGGTTATGAAGAAAGAGCTTTATGGAAGTGGAGACAGTATCTACCATCTTCAATCCCTGATGCTGCCATTTATGTCGGTTACATGTACGGATTTTCAGCTGTCAAGCTTTTGGTTGGGTTTACCTTTATTGATACTTGGCAGTATTGGTTGCATAGATTAATGCACACTAATAGTACTCTTTACAGGATGTTTCATTCTAGGCATCATCGTCTATATGTTCCATACGCATATGGTGCACTTTACAATGCTCCAGTCGAAGGTTTCTTGTTAGACACCTTAGGAACTGGTATTGCTATGATAATAACGTCATTGTCTTACAGGGAACAAATGGTTTTGTACACATTTGCTACATTGAAAACTGTGGATGATCATTGCGGTTATGCATTGCCTTGGGATCCATTCCAGTTTTTCTTCCCTAATAATGCAGTCTATCATGATATTCATCACCAAAACTTCGGTATTAAGACAAACTATGCTCAACCTTTCTTTACATTTTGGGATACTTTGTTCGGCACATACTTCAAAGGGTTCGAAGATTACCAAAAGGCACAAAGACGAGTGACCATTGACCAATACAAGAAGTTTTTGgatgaaagaaagaagaaaagccAGCCAGGTAAAACTGAGTGA